A section of the Humulus lupulus chromosome 2, drHumLupu1.1, whole genome shotgun sequence genome encodes:
- the LOC133814900 gene encoding uncharacterized protein LOC133814900 has product MALAAKNKSGFIDGSIPHPDSGNPLLNSWIRCNNMVMSWLLHSVSPEISQSIMFFDLASDMWHDLAERFNEGNGPRIFQLQNQLTSLQQGDQSVTSYFTRLKSLWDELKEFQPNTTCTCGAMKTLLDYYNQNQVLQFLTGLNESYSSVRAQILLNKPIPTLSRVFAMNVQEERQRTLGSYNLSSMASSIRPPSSNNLSRAKKPRPSCSNCDKPGHLVDKCFFIHGFPPGYGDKKKQDKGKATTNQASTSTFPDETPGKQGSTDLSTQCQQLISLLSQQLTQAAPRPELVVPPAASNMAGSFEECGDWDS; this is encoded by the exons ATGGCCCTAGCTGCGAAAAACAAATCCGGGTTTATTGATGGCTCAATACCCCACCCAGATTCTGGTAATCCTCTTCTCAATTCTTGGATTCGTTGCAATAACATGGTGATGTCTTGGTTATTACACTCTGTTTCCCCTGAAATATCACAGAGCATAATGTTCTTTGATTTGGCCTCTGATATGTGGCATGATCTTGCTGAAAGATTCAATGAGGGGAATGGACCCCGAATTTTCCAATTACAAAATCAACTCACAAGTCTGCAACAAGGTGATCAATCCGTCACCTCCTACTTTACCAGACTGAAATCTTTATGGGATGAACTCAAAGAGTTCCAACCCAACACTACTTGCACCTGTGGTGCAATGAAAACTCTTCTTGATTACTACAATCAAAACCAGGTCCTCCAGTTCTTGACAGGTCTGAATGAATCATATTCCTCTGTACGAGCTCAGATACTTCTCAATAAACCAATTCCGACCCTATCCAGAGTGTTTGCCATGAATGTTCAAGAAGAGCGCCAAAGAACTCTTGGTTCTTATAATCTTTCTTCAATGGCATCTTCCATTCGTCCTCCTTCTTCGAACAATCTATCCCGAGCAAAGAAGCCTCGACCCTCTTGCTCCAACTGTGACAAACCAGGTCATTTGGTAGATAAATGCTTCTTCATTCACGGCTTTCCCCCTGGTTATGGAGACAAGAAGAAACAAGACAAAGGCAAAGCTACTACTAATCAAGCCTCCACTAGCACCTTTCCTGATGAAACTCCAGGCAAACAAGGCAGTACTGACCTTTCCACTCAATGCCAACAGCTCATTTCTCTCCTCAGCCAGCAACTAACCCAAGCAGCCCCTAGGCCTGAACTTGTTGTTCCCCCCGCTGCTTCAAACATGGCTG GATCCTTCGAAGAATGTGGTGATTGGGACAGCTAA